A stretch of DNA from Spirochaetaceae bacterium:
TTCTCGTCGATGGTCACGTACAGGCTGTCGCCGAGCAGGGCGTAGCACACCGGTACCACGTGCGGAGCGCCATTCGCGTCCGCCGTCGCGAGGCGGGCGACGCGCATCGATGCGACGAACCGCCGTGCCGCGCCGCTCAGCACGTCCGCGGTTCCGTGGCGCGGCGTGCCGTCGGACGGTTCTGGGACCTGCCGACCGGCGCCCGCGGGGTTGCTCGCCGTGTCGCGCGGCAGGGACGTGCCGTTAGCCGGGTGGCTACTGCAGCCCGTACAGGCGGGCGGCGTTGGCGAATCGGATCCTGTGCTTGAGCTCCTCGGGCAGGACGTGCGGCAGGGTGACGCCGGGGTCGTCGGCGTCCCAGTGCGGGTAGTCGCTGGCCAGCAGGAGGTTGTCGGTCATCGGCCCGAACTGCTCCATCAGCGCGGCGTAGTCGCTCAGGCGCGGCGGCTCCTCGACCGGCTGGGTGGCCACGTACACGTGCTCGGCGATCACCTCCGACGGCGGCCGCTGCAGGTGCGGAATCTCGCCGCCGAGCAGCTTCCAGGCGGCATCGAGCCGCCACATCAGCGACGGCACCCAGCCGAACGCGTTCTCGACCGACACGAACTTGATGCCGAAGCGGTCGAACACGCCTTCCATCACCAGGCTGGTGATGTGGGCCTGCACCGCCTGCGACGGGCTGGTGTGGTCTTCGATGTAGTAGGAGGCGTGCCCGGCGCCGGTGATCGGAAAACCGTACTGGCCGAACGCGTGCGAGGCGACGTGGATGCCGTGCTCGGCGCACGCCTCGTAGATCGGCCAGTACTTGCGGCGCCCCATCGGCTCCTGGCCGCGGCCCTTGAACAGCACCTGCACGAACCGCCTGTCGGCGGCGCGGCGGCGGATCTCCGCGGCCGCGCCGACCGGGTCCTCCGACGCCACCGCGATCGACGCCCGCAGCCGCGGTTCCGGATCGAGCCACTCCGCCACCTGCCAGTCGTTGGTCGCCGTGGCCAGCGCGGCGCCCAGCTCGTGATTGAGCTGCCCCGCGGCCGGCCCGAGCGGGTTCAGGATGCCGTAGGCGACGTGGTGCGGCTCGATGAAGTCGGTGCGCGTGAACGCGACGTCTGACCCGGCGGTGCGCCCGGAAGGCGGCCGGCTCTCCTCCCGGTGGTCGAGGAAGCGGGGATACCAGCCGGCGTTGGGACCGCCCGTGCCGTAAGTGTCGATGTGGTCGCGCCAGTGCCTCGACAGGTAGGGGTAGAGATCCCGGATCGAGTCCAGCTCGTTGTGCAGATCGCAGTCGATGAACGCCTGCGCCCCGCTCGGCGTGGGCGGCGGCCCCGTTTCGGTGTCCGCGGTCAACGTGTCAGCCATGTTCCTGCGCTCCTTGGCCGCCGTCCAGACGATAGAGACGGCGGGCGGTCTCGCTTCGCACCTTATTCTGCACCGGCCGCGGCAACAGGTCGAGCAGCTTGCCGCCGGCGTCGAACAGGTGTACGTGCGGAAAGTCGCTGGCGTACATCAAGAGATTCTCCGAGCCGAGCTGGTCGATGACCTGCAGCATCTGGGCCGCGGTGGGCGGCGCGTCGAGCGGCTGAATGCCGACCCGGACGTGCTCGCGCACGTAGTCGGACGGCGGCCGCCGCACCCACGGCACCAGCCGGCGGAGGTTCTTCCACTCCTTGTCCATGCGCCACAGGTGCGCCGGCAGCCAGGTGAAGCCGGACTCCAGGAACGCCACCCGCAGGCCGGGGCAGGCGTCGAACACGCCCTCCACGATGATGCTGGTGAGCTGCGTGGCGAACACCTGCGCCATCGCGGCGTAGGTCTCGATGAAGTAGGAAGGCCAGCCGGTCGGCGTCGGCGGCGTGTTGGGCTGGCCGCCGAAGTGCACGCCCGCCACCAGGCCGTGGCGCTCGATCGCCGCCCACAGCGGGTGGTAGAGGCGGTTGCCGAGGGGATGCTCGGTGCGTACCGGCAGCAGCACCTGCACGAAGCCGGGATGGCCGCCGACCCGCTCGATCTCCGCCACCGCCAGGGCGGGGAGCTGGATCGGCACCACGATGGAGCCGCGCAGGCGCGGTTCGGGCTCCAGCCAGTGCTCGATCTGCCAGTCGTTGACCGCCCGCGCCAGGGCGGCGGCGGCGTCCGGGTTGCCGAGGCGGTCCACCGGGTAGAGGCAGCTCGTCACGGCCGCTTCCACGCTGTCCGCGCCCAGCACCTCGCGCCGCAGCCGCTCCAGGCCGCCGCCGTTGCCGGCCCGCGCGCCACCGGCACGGTCGGCGACCGGCGAGTTGGGCGGAT
This window harbors:
- a CDS encoding amidohydrolase family protein encodes the protein MADTLTADTETGPPPTPSGAQAFIDCDLHNELDSIRDLYPYLSRHWRDHIDTYGTGGPNAGWYPRFLDHREESRPPSGRTAGSDVAFTRTDFIEPHHVAYGILNPLGPAAGQLNHELGAALATATNDWQVAEWLDPEPRLRASIAVASEDPVGAAAEIRRRAADRRFVQVLFKGRGQEPMGRRKYWPIYEACAEHGIHVASHAFGQYGFPITGAGHASYYIEDHTSPSQAVQAHITSLVMEGVFDRFGIKFVSVENAFGWVPSLMWRLDAAWKLLGGEIPHLQRPPSEVIAEHVYVATQPVEEPPRLSDYAALMEQFGPMTDNLLLASDYPHWDADDPGVTLPHVLPEELKHRIRFANAARLYGLQ
- a CDS encoding amidohydrolase family protein gives rise to the protein MNGSSLIDADVHVEVPYLEALHPYLSDHWIEHFTQSLDRGASPPAPPAHGAPKLTRHTWHAPPYYPPNSPVADRAGGARAGNGGGLERLRREVLGADSVEAAVTSCLYPVDRLGNPDAAAALARAVNDWQIEHWLEPEPRLRGSIVVPIQLPALAVAEIERVGGHPGFVQVLLPVRTEHPLGNRLYHPLWAAIERHGLVAGVHFGGQPNTPPTPTGWPSYFIETYAAMAQVFATQLTSIIVEGVFDACPGLRVAFLESGFTWLPAHLWRMDKEWKNLRRLVPWVRRPPSDYVREHVRVGIQPLDAPPTAAQMLQVIDQLGSENLLMYASDFPHVHLFDAGGKLLDLLPRPVQNKVRSETARRLYRLDGGQGAQEHG